Proteins from a single region of Deltaproteobacteria bacterium:
- a CDS encoding Fic family protein produces the protein MKDRFDGRLRGIPAGALHGLLRRLSAVEAFRGRWESAPKPGARLLRRVRESVAFRSAAASCRIAGDHRPGAASGVADALRAVFAGHASMPPTEDGLLALHAAVFRQLPEERARAGRYKSAGLRERSDRDFLSEPVALRPPGPLLIPAQMETLAGWLPSRLTGGEFHPLLVVAAYLLEFLAIRPFADGNGRVGRLLTNLLLLRCGHAYLPYGSLDAAIHARREEYYLALRRSQASRNLPRPDISPWLFAFL, from the coding sequence TTGAAGGACCGGTTCGACGGCCGGTTGCGGGGGATCCCGGCGGGAGCGCTCCACGGCCTGCTCCGCCGCCTGTCGGCGGTCGAGGCGTTCCGCGGACGGTGGGAAAGCGCCCCGAAGCCCGGGGCGCGTCTCCTCCGGCGCGTCCGGGAATCCGTCGCCTTCCGGTCCGCGGCGGCCTCCTGCCGGATCGCGGGGGATCATCGGCCGGGGGCGGCCTCCGGGGTCGCCGACGCGCTTCGAGCCGTCTTCGCCGGTCACGCTTCGATGCCTCCGACGGAAGACGGTCTCCTCGCCCTGCACGCGGCGGTGTTCCGGCAACTCCCCGAGGAAAGGGCCCGCGCGGGCAGGTACAAGTCGGCCGGACTTCGCGAACGGAGCGATCGGGACTTCCTGTCGGAGCCGGTCGCCCTTCGCCCCCCCGGCCCCCTCCTGATCCCCGCGCAGATGGAGACCCTCGCCGGGTGGCTCCCCTCGCGCCTTACGGGCGGAGAGTTCCACCCCCTGCTCGTCGTCGCGGCGTACCTCCTGGAGTTCCTCGCCATCCGGCCCTTCGCCGACGGAAACGGGCGGGTGGGCCGCCTTCTCACGAACCTTCTGCTCCTCCGGTGCGGGCACGCGTATTTGCCGTACGGCTCCCTCGACGCGGCGATCCACGCCCGCAGGGAGGAGTATTACCTCGCGCTCCGCCGAAGCCAGGCGAGCCGGAACCTGCCGCGTCCCGACATCTCGCCGTGGCTGTTCGCCTTTCTCGA
- the gdhA gene encoding NADP-specific glutamate dehydrogenase translates to MAMVERVEAIYQDVVKRNPGEAEFHQSVKEVLECLGPVLVKYPDFTEAKIIERICEPERQTIFRVPWQDDRNQVQINRGFRVQFNSALGPYKGGLRFHPSVYLGIIKFLGFEQIFKNSLTGLPIGGAKGGSDFDPKGKTDNEVMRFCQSFMTELWRIIGEHTDVPAGDIGVGGREIGYLFGHYKRLTNKFEAGVLTGKGLVWGGSQVRTEATGYGCTYFVEEMLKAKKNGFKGKKVVVSGSGNVAIYTLEKVHQLGGKVIAMSDSNGVIVDEKGMNLETIKQLKEVERRRIKDYCEYHRNAKYVPGGNIWDVPCDVAMPSATQNEITGKDAKKLVKNGCIAVGEGANMPTTPDGVQVFLSGGVLFGPAKAANAGGVATSALEMQQNAARASWGFEETDAKLQQIMRNVYDTCSEAAEEFGSPGNFVVGANIAGFIKVARAMIAHGLV, encoded by the coding sequence ATGGCGATGGTGGAACGCGTGGAGGCGATCTATCAGGACGTGGTGAAGCGGAACCCGGGCGAGGCCGAGTTCCACCAATCGGTCAAGGAGGTTCTCGAGTGCCTCGGGCCGGTCCTGGTGAAGTACCCCGACTTCACCGAGGCGAAGATCATCGAGCGGATCTGCGAACCGGAGCGGCAGACGATCTTCCGGGTGCCCTGGCAGGACGACCGCAACCAGGTGCAGATCAACCGCGGCTTCCGGGTGCAGTTCAACAGCGCCCTCGGACCGTACAAGGGGGGGCTCCGGTTCCACCCATCGGTCTACCTTGGGATCATCAAGTTCCTCGGGTTCGAGCAGATCTTCAAGAACTCCCTGACGGGGTTGCCGATCGGCGGCGCCAAGGGAGGGTCGGACTTCGACCCGAAGGGGAAGACGGACAACGAGGTGATGCGGTTCTGCCAGAGCTTCATGACGGAGCTGTGGCGGATCATCGGCGAGCACACGGACGTCCCCGCGGGCGACATCGGGGTGGGGGGCCGCGAGATCGGCTACCTGTTCGGGCATTACAAGCGCCTGACGAACAAGTTCGAGGCGGGCGTTCTCACCGGGAAGGGGCTGGTCTGGGGCGGAAGCCAGGTGCGCACCGAGGCGACCGGTTACGGCTGCACCTACTTCGTCGAGGAGATGCTGAAGGCGAAGAAGAACGGTTTCAAGGGGAAGAAGGTGGTCGTCTCCGGATCGGGGAACGTGGCGATCTACACGCTGGAGAAGGTCCACCAACTCGGCGGCAAGGTGATCGCGATGAGCGACAGCAACGGCGTGATCGTGGACGAGAAGGGGATGAACCTCGAGACGATCAAGCAGCTGAAGGAAGTGGAGCGACGCCGGATCAAGGATTACTGCGAATACCACCGCAACGCCAAGTACGTCCCGGGAGGAAACATCTGGGACGTGCCGTGCGATGTGGCGATGCCTTCCGCGACGCAGAACGAGATCACCGGGAAGGACGCGAAGAAGCTGGTGAAGAACGGCTGCATCGCCGTCGGCGAGGGGGCGAACATGCCGACGACGCCGGACGGCGTGCAGGTGTTCCTGTCCGGGGGCGTGCTCTTCGGACCCGCCAAGGCGGCCAACGCCGGTGGCGTGGCCACCTCGGCGCTCGAGATGCAGCAGAACGCGGCGCGCGCGTCGTGGGGGTTCGAGGAGACGGACGCGAAGCTCCAGCAGATCATGCGCAACGTCTACGATACCTGCTCCGAGGCGGCCGAGGAGTTCGGTTCCCCGGGGAATTTCGTGGTGGGCGCCAACATCGCCGGGTTCATCAAGGTGGCCCGCGCGATGATCGCGCACGGCCTCGTATAG